In a genomic window of Candidatus Campbellbacteria bacterium:
- a CDS encoding peptidoglycan-binding protein: MSANLKSATIAFVGILIALTIAVPSLAQSPAPLAPNSEVKETKTEEKETVVGSVDDRAQTNQQPNIDNDDADSLENQDAPQGVTEQEDEADDIVENEQVNQEETEQPAEEAVEETEQPAEQPAEETEKVAEKTEQPAEETEQPAEETPEVPAQLSQSPSATQQPAVPQAQQVQQPQQQPAVPQAQPAQLPPSQRIHGGTHATVINIVLPQTPRTRARTRITINSGEFSERITSAGYTLVSSTSQCSSTSSFVGVVVTTLSGGETQIDTLHQDSENDNNKHFCLRLTADSGNVYYRVTSGRLGGIDTTPPVIGGYNTPLPSPSPGVSRLAFTVTDTNGFGIRDAKYTIVNSQGQACPSASSLAYNQDITLSGNYDSRTRRGTSVRTGRVDVNQQAQISKICLRSIDAAGNPAIDDIPVPARTGGDTDAPQVGLIVTLPSNTQASVAITATDTSGVLSAEYKVIASSASCGTTGYTAVSGLSGTSASTTRTATVTVTRTSSEQQICARATDNSAANNVSTPVTSTIQASTSGGGGGTADTDAPQVGLIVTLPSNTQASVAITATDTSGVLSAEYKVIASSASCGTTGYTAVSGLSGTSASTTRTATVTVTRTSSEQQICARATDNSAANNVSTPVTSTIQASTGGGGGGGGGGGGGGGGGGVTPNPNPNPNPNPNPNPNPDPNPTTSTPGINVGIVTGGGDDRRPTRRGGGGRGHDCVQEDVPNPFNWICAPRMDYSTPVAPVVPPQVVKPRPLTPSRPSTPVVRDEFPHSEVFDRCLLEGVYGEDVKLLQQLLNIEGCTVAEEGYGSEGEETTYFGPLTKRALVKCQKRFGIPSTGVFGPISAKHFDKVYKKHFGDSSADEKVKNKRKSKTSSTTRSKKIVGGGVRRVGLSENKSLLERLNELIDRAAQEYFLVK, translated from the coding sequence ATGAGCGCAAATTTAAAGAGCGCGACAATTGCTTTTGTGGGTATATTAATTGCACTCACAATAGCCGTGCCATCATTGGCACAAAGTCCCGCTCCTCTCGCACCTAATTCAGAAGTTAAAGAAACAAAAACTGAAGAAAAAGAGACTGTGGTGGGAAGCGTGGACGATCGTGCTCAAACAAATCAACAACCTAATATTGACAACGACGATGCGGATTCTCTTGAAAATCAGGACGCACCACAAGGTGTAACTGAACAAGAAGATGAGGCGGACGACATCGTTGAAAACGAACAAGTAAATCAAGAGGAAACTGAACAGCCAGCCGAAGAGGCGGTTGAAGAGACAGAACAGCCAGCAGAACAGCCAGCAGAGGAAACTGAAAAAGTTGCTGAAAAGACTGAACAACCAGCAGAGGAAACTGAACAACCAGCTGAAGAAACACCAGAAGTGCCTGCTCAATTGAGCCAGTCACCATCTGCTACTCAACAGCCAGCAGTTCCACAAGCACAACAGGTTCAACAGCCACAGCAACAGCCAGCAGTTCCGCAAGCACAACCTGCTCAATTACCACCTTCTCAGAGAATTCACGGTGGAACACATGCTACTGTTATAAACATCGTTCTTCCGCAGACACCTCGTACAAGAGCCAGGACTAGGATTACAATTAATAGTGGAGAGTTTTCTGAAAGGATAACCAGTGCAGGCTATACTTTGGTTAGTAGCACTTCACAGTGTAGCTCAACCAGCTCATTTGTAGGAGTAGTGGTTACAACATTGTCAGGTGGAGAGACTCAGATTGATACACTTCATCAGGACAGCGAGAATGACAACAACAAGCATTTTTGTCTTAGACTTACCGCTGACTCTGGAAATGTGTACTACAGGGTGACCTCAGGAAGACTGGGAGGAATTGATACAACTCCTCCAGTAATTGGCGGATATAACACCCCACTTCCATCACCGTCACCGGGTGTGTCCAGATTGGCATTTACGGTAACAGATACCAACGGATTTGGTATCAGAGATGCGAAATACACAATAGTGAATTCGCAAGGTCAGGCATGTCCATCTGCAAGTTCATTAGCATACAATCAGGACATAACTCTATCTGGTAATTACGATTCCCGAACTCGTAGAGGGACATCTGTAAGAACTGGAAGGGTGGATGTTAATCAGCAAGCTCAAATAAGCAAAATTTGTTTGAGGTCTATTGATGCAGCAGGTAACCCTGCTATTGACGACATTCCCGTTCCTGCGAGAACAGGTGGAGACACTGACGCACCACAAGTTGGATTAATTGTTACATTGCCAAGTAATACTCAGGCAAGCGTAGCGATTACTGCAACAGATACAAGCGGTGTTTTGTCAGCAGAGTACAAAGTTATTGCTTCATCAGCAAGTTGTGGAACAACAGGTTACACAGCAGTTTCAGGTCTTTCAGGCACTTCAGCAAGTACCACAAGGACTGCAACTGTTACTGTTACAAGAACATCGTCAGAACAACAAATCTGTGCCAGAGCAACTGACAACTCAGCTGCAAACAATGTCTCAACGCCAGTCACAAGCACAATCCAAGCTTCTACTTCAGGTGGAGGCGGAGGCACAGCAGACACTGACGCACCACAAGTTGGATTAATTGTTACATTGCCAAGTAATACTCAGGCAAGCGTAGCGATTACTGCAACAGATACAAGCGGTGTTTTGTCAGCAGAGTACAAAGTTATTGCTTCATCAGCAAGTTGTGGAACAACAGGTTACACAGCAGTTTCAGGTCTTTCAGGCACTTCAGCAAGTACCACAAGGACTGCAACTGTTACTGTTACAAGAACATCGTCAGAACAACAAATCTGTGCCAGAGCAACTGACAACTCAGCTGCAAACAATGTCTCAACGCCAGTCACAAGCACAATCCAAGCTTCTACCGGAGGAGGTGGAGGTGGCGGAGGTGGAGGCGGCGGCGGAGGCGGCGGAGGCGGAGTTACGCCAAACCCAAATCCCAACCCAAATCCTAACCCAAACCCAAACCCAAATCCAGATCCAAATCCTACAACATCTACTCCAGGAATTAATGTCGGAATAGTCACAGGAGGAGGTGATGATAGGAGACCAACCAGACGAGGCGGAGGCGGAAGAGGACACGACTGTGTGCAAGAAGATGTACCAAATCCATTCAACTGGATTTGTGCACCTCGCATGGATTATTCAACTCCTGTAGCACCAGTAGTTCCCCCTCAAGTCGTTAAACCAAGACCACTTACACCAAGCAGACCATCTACCCCAGTAGTTAGGGATGAATTCCCACACTCAGAAGTATTTGATCGTTGCTTGCTTGAAGGTGTCTATGGCGAAGATGTCAAACTTCTACAGCAACTACTCAACATTGAAGGTTGTACGGTTGCAGAGGAAGGATACGGCTCAGAAGGTGAGGAAACCACATACTTTGGTCCACTCACAAAGAGAGCATTAGTCAAATGTCAAAAAAGGTTCGGTATTCCTTCAACAGGAGTATTCGGTCCTATATCTGCAAAACACTTTGACAAAGTGTACAAGAAACACTTCGGTGATTCTTCCGCAGACGAAAAAGTCAAAAACAAACGCAAAAGTAAAACAAGCTCTACAACTCGGTCTAAAAAGATCGTGGGCGGAGGAGTAAGGCGAGTTGGACTTAGCGAAAACAAAAGTCTGCTTGAGAGATTAAACGAATTAATTGACCGAGCAGCGCAAGAATACTTTCTTGTTAAATAA